In Glycine max cultivar Williams 82 chromosome 15, Glycine_max_v4.0, whole genome shotgun sequence, the DNA window CAACCATATTTGACCAGAAAATCATCATAACACTCGACCCCACcaaatgacaaataattaaccCTTTCGTGACATGCAATATACGCAACCAAAGCACGCTTATCACAAGAGTCAaaactttatattaaaatatatataaacttttcaCGTCACTGAAAAACAGTAGTATCACTGTGTCAGTGACCGACCCTTTTCCGGGTTTCAACACCCTACAACCGCAACTTTTGCCTAAtcattttaatctaaataaACACTTGCTGCAAGCAACAGAGACTAATTTACcttgaagaaggaaacaatgGAGTGAAGATTCTGCTTGTATTCATGAAGAGGTACATGTTGAAAAGCAGAACATCTATCTGGAACACAAGCGTCGTTGGCCCCAAAGAAAACAGTCAAAGCAATTGGTGCTGTTCCGGTTCCACCGTCAACGCCATGTGACCCAGGGAAAACCCTCTCCAACACCTTCAACGCCCACCGTGTGTTGTACCCGCTGTAACCTCTTAGCACCACATCAGCCTGAGACCAACAACCCCATTTGCAAAAAACGTAAACTTTACCTTAAAATTGtcgacaaaaacaaaaacaaaaacgaaGCACTCATGGGAATTAACGTGGTTGGTTAAAGCTACAAGGAATAAATACCGTGCGAGAGAAATGGTGGGCGAGAGAAGCACCCCATCCACCAACTGAGAAAGATTCTTCAGTGATGGAATCACCGAAGAGATAAAACTTTGCCCTTGTCATGTTGGGGAAGACTTTTTTTCGCTTAGGGAAATGAAGGGGTCTGAACTTGACTCACTCTAGAGTGtgctttggtttggtttggtggATGCAGGTGAAGAAATGGATGAGTGGAGAATGCAGATTCGATTGCGTTTACGCTGCTATGCTATGCTATGCTACGATGTTGATGCAATATTGGTCATTAAATAAAGCTGACAATCATTTTTAGGTTTTGGTGGAAAAAGGCTGCAAATATTTAAATGCACCCAATTCATTGCATTGCACTAATTAAAAGGCATGTGCTGACAGAGACACTACCAGGGGGCGGCGAGCCGACAGGGACAGATGGGGCTCCAGCACTTCCAATTTTTAACCAgcagaaggaaaaacaaaaagtaatgaaaaatatagaatatCATGGATAAATATCGAGTGCATATGAACCATGTATTTACTGATAATTTAATTcgtaattatttttgtcataaATGAACTAGATACTTGTCTTTCTATCAGAAGATCTTCTATTGTGTTAaaggatttattatttttaattcattgtcGAGATTTAAGATGCATGAGTGTCAAAGAGtgagaaaatatctaaaaaaacaCTTCAACATTAAAGTGAAAATTCGACTCAAAACTATTAAGAATATAGAGGAAATATTTGAGATTGAATTAATCTTCTTATCCGACAGATTCACTCATTTTTATACTAGCTTTGCCGAGCTTAGAGAGGGTCTATGGGCCTTGTCATATCCTAATTATTAGTTGCATAATACTCTTCATAATCATGTTTAAACACCTAAAATTGAGTGATTATTCTTAAGTAGGTATAATGATAATAAGCATAGTCGAATAGTATTTGTTGCTGATACATGTTGAAAGTTGAGATATATTGTTCAGCATACATAGTCGAAAGATGTGTTTTAGGTGTATTAGGGtgtgtttaatttgtatttttattttttgtttttattttttgaaaactatttttatttttaaaagattataattctgaaaatatgttaggttttattttttattttttgttttcaataaataaaaatattaaaaatgtgtttttaaaagaaaatatatttgtagATTTGCTAAAATTACATTCTTTATTATTGTGTTTTCATTTTACCTAAAATGAGATTCCTGAATTCAactgaaaacactgaaaatgagatttgatcgtttttagtttttgatttatttgagaaaatattttcactgaaaatatttttcaaaaatttaactaaatacattttcatcatcattttttattttcaataaaaataaaaaatagtcaaaccaaacatgcccGTTAGACATTCTTTAAATGAATACTTTATCCggaataataatttttggaacCTGGTCACCACTATATTCTACTTGAAGTCACTGTGTCGTTAACATTGCACTTGGGATTGACCATAACACAAAATTGTTTTCGCATCCTGCTGCTTTCGTGCGTGTGACTGtggtcttaaaaaaaaaactatctgaGTAGACACATACAACCTAGTCCATGTTCTAGGTAGCTTCTTTATTATACATTGAAGTAGGTAGTTTTTCACAGCAAATTCTCaaaatttctatgcaggtgtgtaaattgaattctttttatctctttcattttttctttctattacaCATAggaaaattgtacaatgttcaCTGTGGAATGAAAATATATCAAACAATGTCAGAATATTCTTTTATTGGTGTTTGTTCATGTTTAACTTTATTCTACATTATctggctgattttttttttcgttgagATCGGGGTGTCCTTAATCGAAACCAGAACTAATTTCTTAAAACAATCTATTTAAGGAGATTATGGTTGTATTATATCTAGCTTAATCCATTTGCTACACCAATTTTGATTTTCTAAATTAGAAACCAATGCTAACTGaccaaattttctttaattgtaaaaatttatatagtaCTTTTCATATCAAAAAGAAGAATACCTCCATTTCGCAAATAAATTGGTTATTGGCGTACgttgaataaaaatatgattataacCCTTTGTGGAGGTTCACGATTGTGTTTGgcctctattattttttttttattgggactctattttttatacacttttgttaattcttttgatatttttataaaaataattatatttaatacttttttattcaaCAAGATAGAATATTAGCAAAATAGTGTTGTAAGatgatttactttttaaaagaataaataacacATGAattctcattaaataaaaaaaaattattttttgaataatcatcttaaaattgatactaataataatttttaattaattcacaaTGTAATTTTTACAGTGCAATAGTGCTTGCTATCAACCTCTATTTAAGTAAGATTCATTCAAGGTTGGTACAATATGGAGTCCAACCCAATCTTATCAATTGATACACGCCGGCCTTGAAACAATTGGCCCAATtactgtataaaaaataattgggcCAATAtcaggttttttttattatgaccAATAACAGTTTAAACTACTGGAAAACGAAACCTATTAAGCCCGTTCCATTCTCCGCATTACCGCTCTCACCATTCTTCGCAGCAAACACGAAAAGGTTCTTTCTAACCTCCTCAGTCCTTATTCCACTTCAATCGCAATTATTTAATCTAACAAATAATTGAAATCGCGATTGATTGCAGTGATCGAGATGCTGGGGAAGACGAGGAAGGTTTCGGCGCGTGGCGAAGCCGTGGCGGCGAACTACGCCTTCGGTCCCTCCGAAGATGACGTAATCATCAAACACAGGCTTCTCAcgcgcaccaccaccaccagggGTGACCCTCCCTTGAAGAAGCTTCAGAAGAAGTTCACCACGTTCGTCTCCGAAGTCGACAAAGACGAAGACATCAACTACAACGACTGCGAGAAGCTGGCTAGAGCGTTTCTGCAGGAGCTGACGACATTCGAAATTCCGCTTCTGAAGAGCAAGGCGATTGTGGAGGCGAACGTTAGGGAGAAGGAGAACTTCAACGAGTTGAAGGAGGAAATGAATCGCCAGATCCTGCTGGCGCAGTCCGACATTGAGGATCTCAAGAAGCAGCTTGAGGAGAGCAAGGTTGAGAGGAGGCACAAGGAGGAGTGCGAGGCTATTAGGAAGTTGATTGCCATGCAGCCCCCGAGATCCGAGACAATGAAGGTTATTTCGGAGTTGGAGAAGGAAATTGCCGCGTTGGATGCCGAGAACACGGCTGGTTCGAGGTTGTTGGAGCTCAGGAAGAAGCAATTTGCGCTGTTGTTACATGTGGTATGAACAATTCTGAAGTCTGCTTATACTGTTATGATATGTATGATTGTTCTAGTCTCTTTCTGAAATGTTGTGCTAGTTTAGATGCTCGATCTTGTTAAATTAGGTCTAGAGAATGCAACCTTTGTTATGAATTGTGTGATTATAATGAGAAGGGATTATTGAAAATTGACTACACTACATATTAGTCTGTTATTTTGATTATGATTCAAATGACAACAATATTCAGTGTGAAAAACTACGCTTGCTGAAAATGTAACTGCCTCATTCAATTCAATAGTCATTGCATTCTTATTCTTACTAGTTACAAATAGTATGTTAAGAAATTACATGCTATTCTTTGAGGCGGTAGGGGGACATGTATAGGTGTAGCTTGTTTAGTTTGGATCTGATTTTTAGAATTAGAACTCATTTTGCAAGTGAATAGCCTGGATTAAAGCAGGTGGATGGAGAAACAGAGAAGTGGAGAGAAAATGAAGCAGCAAAAAGAATGTAAAAATAGATATAGAGGACATTATGTAAACAGTAAAATAAACAAAGCGTGTGGGGTAAGATAATATGCCCTTGAGCTCACATCTAAGACATGTTTGCAAAAGGTTTGAAATGGGAAGGGTGGGCCTGGCACTAATTTTGGGTCAGTAGTGACTGGATTAGGAATGGATGGTTTGGGGAAGACAAATGAGTTACTTGTGCAAATGGACAGCTGGCAACATGGAGTGAAGAAGGAATAATTGAGGAAGATTTGTCTAAGAGGGAGGGGGTGAGGGGCTGAGTGAGGGTAGACAATCATTATGTAGTAAAATTAAGGAGAGAGGGTTTGGGTGGCTGTATTCACTGGCACCTGGGGAAACCATTGTGTCTCTGTTTAGGTTTTACTATTTTCTTACTGTTTTCTACAGTTTTCTGCATTTGTATTTCAATAAACCAGACGACTACCTCTGCATTTCAAGGAGCTAGTCCCCTAATATTATTAGTTGGTTTTCAGTCTGTAACATAAGTCCAAGTTTGACACGCCTGAAGACTAAAATGTGTCTTAAACTCAGAAAATCAATGTATTTGAAAGGGATAGTTTAAGCTTATAAAACAGTGTTTGAGGGTTATTTGATTGGGGCATTCAACAATTACATTGATGATTAGGATGACATTGTCTAACATATACATACATTAGCAGGTCTGGCCAGAACAAgttgtaaattgtaatttttaaatttatcatgtaaaatATGCTGATAATGAAATCATTCTgcaatattttctctttggagTTTATTACTCAGGACTTAAGTGTGAATGTCTTTTAATTCTCTATTTTCCCTTGGTATTAAATTGTGACCATGCATGTGTTTTTCTCCAAAAATGACCCATATTCAGCATTTTGAAAGAGTTCCAATCTCTCATTCTCATTCTTGATACATTTCAGTTATTGCCTGTTgccttttcttgtttttatttattgactTATGGAATGAAAGATTTATATCTCTGTTATGCTAACTTTATTGGCAGTGCAAACCGATGATACACTTGAATTTAATGAGTCTATAGTGTTTCAGCGAGGCTCTTTTGTTCAGGAATTTCTCTATAAGTTTGGTATTTctatttgtctattttttcCCATGTCACATGAACTTTGTTCTTCAGTATGTTGTGTTTCATAGCTGTATCTTTTATGAACTGTAACCATTGTGATTTCCAAAATTCTGACAGGTGTATATCTAGTTCAATATCTGTAATTGTTAACCGTTACTTGACATAAGACTATTGTCAGTGATATTGTCTGTTGTCCTCACCGCCAATGTTTAACTGTTGATGTTAATATGTATTCTGCTTCCTATCCTTCCTGCAGGTGGATGAGTTGCAGAACacaatagaggaagagcaaaAGAGCCTTGTCGAGGAGATGAGAATGGCAACGGAGGAGCTTAAGAATGGGATGGTAGACACAAATGGGGGGGCCGAAGCAATGGCAATTGACCAGTAACTAGATTGAATATCAGTCTTCCTGTTGTAACATTTCTTACAtctcaatcatgttttttttttctatagtgAGTAGGAAACATACGAAAATGAAACATCAGTATTATGCTAGTGCTTAGACCTTAGTAAAACTAATGcattttccctaaaaaaaatggaaatactAAATGCATTTCGATTGGATTTTTGTATCAAATTTTGTCTAGCCATTCCTTCATTATAGTTAGGTTTTGTCCActccatattttcttttttatttgtatgagTGTACCTCTATCTAAACCATACAAACTGGGGTATGACAAGTTTTAGAAACAAGAGTATACATTTATATACTACAACAAACAAGCCAGCACGGTCAAGTTACTCAATATAAACTTCAGTGACAATACACATCTCAATTTTGTGGTTGTAATTTTTACAGTAAAggtattttttcataaatgttaaaacttttttttgatTGGATAGTATTTTAACATTTATATGAAAAACGCAATAGTAAAAGTTAATATTGCCTTTTAATAAATACTATCCAGTAATAAAAAATACCCTTGCCTTTGTATTATCAAATCGAACCTGAATAGTCTCCAATTTTAAAAAACCGCCGGAGAATCTtcactttaaatattttgttttgtgaggaaaaaaatgttaaaagtatatgatataaaaaaatttcaatcattaGATTAATAAGTAATAACTAACTGATATgcctaaattgattttttttaataaattatgctATAGCTTAAAAGAAGCTCTTATCATtagttttaaaa includes these proteins:
- the LOC100305782 gene encoding THO complex subunit 7A-like; translated protein: MLGKTRKVSARGEAVAANYAFGPSEDDVIIKHRLLTRTTTTRGDPPLKKLQKKFTTFVSEVDKDEDINYNDCEKLARAFLQELTTFEIPLLKSKAIVEANVREKENFNELKEEMNRQILLAQSDIEDLKKQLEESKVERRHKEECEAIRKLIAMQPPRSETMKVISELEKEIAALDAENTAGSRLLELRKKQFALLLHVVDELQNTIEEEQKSLVEEMRMATEELKNGMVDTNGGAEAMAIDQ